A region from the Pithys albifrons albifrons isolate INPA30051 chromosome Z, PitAlb_v1, whole genome shotgun sequence genome encodes:
- the AGXT2 gene encoding alanine--glyoxylate aminotransferase 2, mitochondrial, producing MARWTGALRSVVFRQQKWKSSVSTQPKMPPCDFVPEKYKSYPYERMQKIREQYVAPSLRMYYKRPLLLHQGHMQWLFDYEGRRYLDLFAGIVTVSVGHCHPKVTMATQKQLARLWHTTNIYMHPSIHEYAEKLTSFLPDPLKVVYITNSGSEANDLAMFMARLHTRNFDIISLRGAYHGGSPYTLGLTSLGPYKHGVANGFGCTTTMLPDVFRGPWGGSRCRDSPVQTVRKCTCPEGVCHAKDQYIEQFKDTLNTSVPKTVAGFIAEPIQGVNGAVQYPRNFLKEAYQLVRERGGVCISDEVQTGFGRTGSHFWGFQTHDVVPDIVTLAKGIGNGFPMAAVVTTKEIAGSLAQNLHFNTFGGNPLACVVGAAVLDAIEEDGLQKNSEDVGTYMLLELAKLRDKFEIIGDVRGKGLMIGVEMVTDKDSRCPLPAEEVGQIWEDCKDMGVLIGRGGLYSQTFRIKPPMCITRKDVDFAVKVFHTALQSHMERTSAK from the exons ATGGCGCGGTGGACGGGAGCGCTCCGCAGCG TTGTCTTCAGAcagcagaaatggaaaagctCTGTCTCCACGCAACCAAAAATGCCTCCTTGTGATTTTGTACctgaaaaatacaaa TCCTATCCGTATGAACGTATGCAGAAGATTCGTGAGCAATATGTTGCTCCTTCACTGCGAATGTATTACAAGAGGCCATTGTTGCTGCATCAAGGACATATGCAGTGGTTGTTTGATTATGAGGGACGAAGATACCTTGATCTCTTTGCTGGAATTGTCACCGTCAGTGTTGGTCACTGCCACCC GAAGGTAACTATGGCTACACAGAAACAGCTTGCTCGCCTGTGGCACACCACTAATATCTACATGCACCCGTCAATCCATGAATATGCTGAAAAGCTGACTTCCTTTCTTCCAGATCCACTGAAG GTGGTTTATATAACCAACAGTGGGTCAGAAGCCAATGATTTGGCTATGTTCATGGCAAGGCTACACACACGTAACTTTGACATCATCTCTCTCAG AGGAGCGTACCATGGAGGCAGCCCTTACACACTGGGTTTGACATCTCTTGGTCCTTATAAGCATGGTGTTGCCAATGGATTTGGCTGTACAACA ACAATGTTGCCAGATGTTTTTCGTGGCCCATGGGGAGGCAGCCGTTGTAGAGATTCTCCAGTGCAAACTGTTCGAAAATGCACCTGTCCTGAAG GTGTATGTCATGCAAAAGACCAGTACATTGAACAGTTCAAAGATACTCTGAATACCTCAGTGCCCAAGACAGTAGCTGGATTTATTGCTGAACCAATTCAA GGTGTTAATGGAGCTGTACAGTACCCAAGAAATTTCTTAAAGGAAGCTTATCAGCTGGTACGGGAAAGAGGCGGCGTTTGTATCTCAGATGAA gtGCAGACAGGATTTGGACGGACAGGCAGCCATTTCTGGGGATTTCAAACACATGATGTAGTCCCTGACATTGTTACTTTGGCAAAAGGAATTGGTAATGGCTTCCCAATGGCAGCTGTTGTCACAACAAAAG agaTTGCAGGTTCCTTGGCTCAAAATCTTCACTTTAATACATTTGGAGGAAACCCTTTGGCCTGCGTAGTTGGAGCTGCAGTTCTTGAT GCTATTGAAGAAGATGGTCTACAAAAAAACAGCGAGGATGTGGGAACATACATGCTACTGGAGTTGGCTAAACTTCGGGATAAATTCGAGATCATTGGAGATGTTCGTGGCAAGGGTCTTATGATTGGAGTAGAAATGGTGACAGATAAG GACAGTCGCTGCCCTCTTCCAGCTGAAGAAGTTGGTCAGATCTGGGAGGACTGTAAAGACATGGGAGTTCTGATTGGCAGAGGAGGACTCTACAGTCAG aCATTTAGAATTAAGCCTCCTATGTGCATTACAAGAAAAGATGTCGACTTTGCTGTGAAAGTATTTCACACTGCTTTACAGAGTCACATGGAAAGAACATCTGCAAAATAG
- the PRLR gene encoding prolactin receptor isoform X2 — protein sequence MEDFLPITPCSTARTVQPDAPVNLSLETKSSANITYLWAKWSPPPLADVSSNSHVYHYELRLKPEEKEEWETISVGVQTHCKVTRLQAGVKYVVQVRCMLDLGEWSEWSSERHVQVPSGESPPEKPTIIKCRSPEKETFTCWWKPGSDGGHPTNHTLLYSKEGEEKVYECPDYKTAGPNSCYFDKKHTSFWTIYNITVRATNEIGSNVSDPHYVDVTYIVQPDPPVNITLELKKSVNRKPYLVLTWSPPPLADVRSGWLTLEYELRLKPEEGEEWETIFVGQQTQCKMFSLNPGKRYIVQIHCKPDHHGSWSEWSPEMYIQIPTDFRVKDMVVWIIVGILSSLICLIMSWTMILKGYRMMAFILPPVPGPKIKGIDTHLLETGKSEELLSALGCHGFPPTSDCEELLIEYLEVEDSEDQQLMPSHDTPSKNNKVIPKETDSDSGRGSCDSPSLLSEKCRESCALPSALQTQDVRAVQENKGAKRSWETQCVASEQKTLLLNSENTKSSTWPAAQLPNNHLPMFAYHSTVEAHKIVLSTTNVNLSPVLVGNEEKHHSQNPIPETVHDNMEKQREMEISKTDQTTAQVKQNRYIDKSPFLNPKLMDYVEVHKVRQDDEPTVLLKHKENNGKTEKYTVPGTSKEYTKVSTVVDHNILVLMPDSRIQHTPVSQEPAMETSQNLQQGQADKNMSYCLTVPSDCKRETSGSEYMDPSSFMPSFK from the exons ACAATCTCTGTTGGAGTGCAGACACACTGCAAGGTGACCAGGCTACAAGCTGGGGTGAAGTATGTTGTTCAGGTCCGTTGCATGTTAGACCTTGGAGAATGGAGTGAGTGGAGCTCTGAAAGACACGTCCAGGTCCCCAGTG GAGAGTCACCTCCTGAAAAGCCTACAATAATAAAGTGCCGTTCTcctgaaaaggaaacatttacTTGTTGGTGGAAACCTGGTTCAGATGGAGGACATCCTACTAACCACACTTTGCTTTACAGCAAAGAGGG agaagaaaaagtttaTGAATGTCCAGATTACAAAACTGCAGGCCCCAATTCATGCTACTTTGATAAAAAGCACACCTCTTTCTGGACCATATATAATATTACTGTGAGGGCAACTAATGAAATAGGAAGTAATGTCTCTGATCCGCATTATGTGGATGTGACTTACATAG tACAGCCAGATCCTCCTGTGAATATAACTCTGGAATTAAAAAAGTCAGTAAATAGAAAACCTTATCTGGTCTTGACATGGTCTCCTCCTCCACTGGCTGATGTCAGATCTGGATGGCTTACTCTTGAATATGAACTGCGACTAAAACCTGAAGAAGGAGAGGAATGGGAG acTATTTTTGTTGGACAGCAAACACAATGTAAAATGTTTAGTTTAAATCCTGGAAAGAGGTACATTGTACAAATTCACTGCAAACCAGACCACCATGGATCATGGAGTGAGTGGAGCCCAGAAATGTATATTCAGATCCCTACTG ATTTTAGAGTAAAAGATATGGTTGTGTGGATCATTGTTGGTATATTATCATCTCTAATATGTTTAATCATGAGCTGGACAATGATTTTGAAAGGGTACAG aatGATGGCCTTTATCCTACCACCAGTTCCTGGACCAAAGATAAAAGGCATAGATACACATCTGTTAGAG ACAGGAAAATCTGAAGAATTACTGAGTGCTCTTGGTTGCCATGGTTTCCCTCCAACATCAGACTGTGAGGAGCTACTGATAGAATATCTGGAGGTAGAGGACAGTGAGGATCAGCAACTCATGCCAAGCCATGACACTCCCAGTAAAAATAACAAAGTGATACCCAAGGAAACAGACAGTGACTCGGGCCGAGGGAGCTGTGATAgcccttctctgctctctgaGAAGTGCAGGGAGTCCTGTGCccttccatcagcactgcaaACACAGGATGTAAGAGCTGttcaagaaaataaaggagCAAAAAGGAGCTGGGAAACTCAGTGTGTAGCCTCAGAACAGAAAACACTCCTTTTAAACAGTGAGAATACAAAGTCGTCCACTTGGCCTGCAGCTCAGTTACCTAATAATCACCTTCCTATGTTTGCCTACCACAGTACTGTGGAGGCACACAAGATAGTACTGAGTACCACAAATGTGAACCTTTCACCAGTTTTGGtgggaaatgaagaaaagcatCATTCACAAAATCCTATCCCTGAAACTGTCCATGACAacatggaaaagcaaagagagatGGAGATTTCCAAAACTGACCAAACCACAGCACAGGTCAAACAAAACAGATATATTGACAAGTCACCTTTCTTGAATCCTAAACTAATGGACTATGTAGAAGTTCATAAAGTCAGACAAGATGACGAGCCAACAGTATTACtgaaacataaagaaaataacGGAAAGACCGAAAAATACACTGTTCCAGGAACCAGCAAAGAATATACCAAGGTCTCAACAGTTGTGGACCATAATATTCTAGTATTAATGCCAGATTCACGCATCCAGCACACACCTGTATCTCAAGAACCTGCTATGGAAACATCTCAGAACCTTCAGCAAGGTCAAGCTGATAAAAATATGAGCTACTGCCTGACAGTTCCAAGCGACTGCAAAAGAGAGACCAGTGGATCAGAGTACATGGACCCATCTTCCTTTATGCCCTCCTTTAAATAA
- the PRLR gene encoding prolactin receptor isoform X3, with translation MRLEVTAQILIQPDAPVNLSLETKSSANITYLWAKWSPPPLADVSSNSHVYHYELRLKPEEKEEWETISVGVQTHCKVTRLQAGVKYVVQVRCMLDLGEWSEWSSERHVQVPSGESPPEKPTIIKCRSPEKETFTCWWKPGSDGGHPTNHTLLYSKEGEEKVYECPDYKTAGPNSCYFDKKHTSFWTIYNITVRATNEIGSNVSDPHYVDVTYIVQPDPPVNITLELKKSVNRKPYLVLTWSPPPLADVRSGWLTLEYELRLKPEEGEEWETIFVGQQTQCKMFSLNPGKRYIVQIHCKPDHHGSWSEWSPEMYIQIPTDFRVKDMVVWIIVGILSSLICLIMSWTMILKGYRMMAFILPPVPGPKIKGIDTHLLETGKSEELLSALGCHGFPPTSDCEELLIEYLEVEDSEDQQLMPSHDTPSKNNKVIPKETDSDSGRGSCDSPSLLSEKCRESCALPSALQTQDVRAVQENKGAKRSWETQCVASEQKTLLLNSENTKSSTWPAAQLPNNHLPMFAYHSTVEAHKIVLSTTNVNLSPVLVGNEEKHHSQNPIPETVHDNMEKQREMEISKTDQTTAQVKQNRYIDKSPFLNPKLMDYVEVHKVRQDDEPTVLLKHKENNGKTEKYTVPGTSKEYTKVSTVVDHNILVLMPDSRIQHTPVSQEPAMETSQNLQQGQADKNMSYCLTVPSDCKRETSGSEYMDPSSFMPSFK, from the exons ACAATCTCTGTTGGAGTGCAGACACACTGCAAGGTGACCAGGCTACAAGCTGGGGTGAAGTATGTTGTTCAGGTCCGTTGCATGTTAGACCTTGGAGAATGGAGTGAGTGGAGCTCTGAAAGACACGTCCAGGTCCCCAGTG GAGAGTCACCTCCTGAAAAGCCTACAATAATAAAGTGCCGTTCTcctgaaaaggaaacatttacTTGTTGGTGGAAACCTGGTTCAGATGGAGGACATCCTACTAACCACACTTTGCTTTACAGCAAAGAGGG agaagaaaaagtttaTGAATGTCCAGATTACAAAACTGCAGGCCCCAATTCATGCTACTTTGATAAAAAGCACACCTCTTTCTGGACCATATATAATATTACTGTGAGGGCAACTAATGAAATAGGAAGTAATGTCTCTGATCCGCATTATGTGGATGTGACTTACATAG tACAGCCAGATCCTCCTGTGAATATAACTCTGGAATTAAAAAAGTCAGTAAATAGAAAACCTTATCTGGTCTTGACATGGTCTCCTCCTCCACTGGCTGATGTCAGATCTGGATGGCTTACTCTTGAATATGAACTGCGACTAAAACCTGAAGAAGGAGAGGAATGGGAG acTATTTTTGTTGGACAGCAAACACAATGTAAAATGTTTAGTTTAAATCCTGGAAAGAGGTACATTGTACAAATTCACTGCAAACCAGACCACCATGGATCATGGAGTGAGTGGAGCCCAGAAATGTATATTCAGATCCCTACTG ATTTTAGAGTAAAAGATATGGTTGTGTGGATCATTGTTGGTATATTATCATCTCTAATATGTTTAATCATGAGCTGGACAATGATTTTGAAAGGGTACAG aatGATGGCCTTTATCCTACCACCAGTTCCTGGACCAAAGATAAAAGGCATAGATACACATCTGTTAGAG ACAGGAAAATCTGAAGAATTACTGAGTGCTCTTGGTTGCCATGGTTTCCCTCCAACATCAGACTGTGAGGAGCTACTGATAGAATATCTGGAGGTAGAGGACAGTGAGGATCAGCAACTCATGCCAAGCCATGACACTCCCAGTAAAAATAACAAAGTGATACCCAAGGAAACAGACAGTGACTCGGGCCGAGGGAGCTGTGATAgcccttctctgctctctgaGAAGTGCAGGGAGTCCTGTGCccttccatcagcactgcaaACACAGGATGTAAGAGCTGttcaagaaaataaaggagCAAAAAGGAGCTGGGAAACTCAGTGTGTAGCCTCAGAACAGAAAACACTCCTTTTAAACAGTGAGAATACAAAGTCGTCCACTTGGCCTGCAGCTCAGTTACCTAATAATCACCTTCCTATGTTTGCCTACCACAGTACTGTGGAGGCACACAAGATAGTACTGAGTACCACAAATGTGAACCTTTCACCAGTTTTGGtgggaaatgaagaaaagcatCATTCACAAAATCCTATCCCTGAAACTGTCCATGACAacatggaaaagcaaagagagatGGAGATTTCCAAAACTGACCAAACCACAGCACAGGTCAAACAAAACAGATATATTGACAAGTCACCTTTCTTGAATCCTAAACTAATGGACTATGTAGAAGTTCATAAAGTCAGACAAGATGACGAGCCAACAGTATTACtgaaacataaagaaaataacGGAAAGACCGAAAAATACACTGTTCCAGGAACCAGCAAAGAATATACCAAGGTCTCAACAGTTGTGGACCATAATATTCTAGTATTAATGCCAGATTCACGCATCCAGCACACACCTGTATCTCAAGAACCTGCTATGGAAACATCTCAGAACCTTCAGCAAGGTCAAGCTGATAAAAATATGAGCTACTGCCTGACAGTTCCAAGCGACTGCAAAAGAGAGACCAGTGGATCAGAGTACATGGACCCATCTTCCTTTATGCCCTCCTTTAAATAA